Within Eggerthella timonensis, the genomic segment GCTCGCGCGGCTGGCACCGGGCGCGAAGCGGCCGTAGGGGCGGCTGCGTGGACATCGCCATCCTCGACGCCATCCAGGAGCACCTGCGCACGCCGTTACTCGACCAGGTCATGCTGCTGGCCACGCACCTGGGCGACCTCGCCCTCGTGTGGCTGATCGCGGCCGCCGTGCTCATCGCGCAGCCGCGGCACCGCCGCTACGGCATCGCCGTGCTCGCGGCCGTCGTCGTCACGGCCGCCCTCGGCATGTTCGTGCTGAAGCCCCTGTTCGGCCGCGCGCGGCCGTTCGTCGCCTACGAGTTCGCGGGGCTCCTCATCCCGCCGCCGTCGGGCGACTCGTTCCCCTCGAACCACTCGATGGTGTCGTTCGCCGCGGCGGCGGCGCTGTGCTGCCTGCCCGGCAAGGGCAGGGCGGTGCTGGCGCTCAAGGTGTCGGCCGTCGCCGTGGCGTGCCTCATCGCGTTCTCGCGCATCTACCTGTACGTGCACTACCCCTCCGACATCGTCGCGGGCGCCCTCATCGGCATCGCGGTGGGCGTGGCCTCGGTCCAGGTCGTGAGGAAGGCGTGGCCCGAGCGCGCATGAGCGCCCTGCGCTCGGGACCGCGATCCGCCGCACGGCGTTGCGCTCGGGATGGCAGGGCGGGCCGCATGCTATACTGGGCCTATGCGGAACCGATCCTTCGAGGAGGCGGTCGACATGGGCGGAGGATACGCTGCGCAATGGGTCGCGGTGGCGATCGTCGCGCTCGTCCTGGTCGGCGGGAGCGCGCTCTCACGCTGGGTGGAAGGATGGGGCGTGCGCGCCGCAGGCCCCTACGGCCGCCTCGTCGGGGTGCGCGTGGTGGCGGGCAAGCCCGCGCCGCGGCGCGGAATGCTGTTCGCGCGCTGCCTGCTCGTGTCCGAGGCGATCGCCGGCGCGCTCGTGGCGGCCGAGGCGGTGATGGCTTCCGCTCCCGTGTCCACGCCGGCCGTGACCGGCATCGCCCTCGTCGGCATGTTCGCCGCCATGGCGGCCGCGCTGCCGGCCGTGGGGCTGCGCCAGGCGATCCTGTACGGGTTCGCCGGATACGTGCTGTTCGGGGTGCTGATGCTTCTCCCCGTCGCCGCGCTCGACCACGCCTTCGGCCTGAGCGGCCCCGCGCTGTTCGCGTTCGTGAACCTCCTGCCCGTGGCGGGAGCGGCGCTCGGGATAGCGCTCTCGCCGCGCCGGCTGCGCTTCGAGCGCGCGTTCGAGGACGGCCACGTCGACCGCATCTGGGTATCCGCCCGCTCGCGCTCGTTCGAGCCTCTGCGCGAGCTCGCCGCCCCGAGCGCCTAGGCCGACGCCCGCTTGCGCGCGGGCTTCTTCGCCGGCGGCTCCTTCTTCGGCTCCGCGCCCTCGGCTTTCCCCTCGCGCGCCTTGAGGCTGGCCGACAGGGCGTCCATGAGGTTGATGATGTTCGACGGCTGGGCCTGCTGGTTCTCCGCCACGATCTGCTTGCCGGCGATCTTGTCCTGGATGAGCTGCATGAGCTTCTCCTGGTACGTGTTGCGGAAACGGCCCGGATCGAACGGCGCGGTCATGCTCTCCACGAGCTGCTTCGCCATGGACAGCTCCTCGTCGGCCACGTCGGGGTGCGCGAGGGTCTTCGGCACGTCCTTGACCTCGCTTTGGTAGTGCAGCGTCATCATGACGAGGTCGTCGTCGTGGGGGATGAGCGCGATGGGCGTTTCCGAGTTCCCGAGCACCGTCGTGCCGATGGCGATCTTGCCTTCGTCCACCATGGCGCGGCGCAAGAGCTCGAGCGCCTTCTCGCCGCCGGGCTGGGCCACCACCTGGTAGGGCTTCTCGAAGTAGAGGGGAGGCACTTCGTCGATGTCGGAGAACTGGACGATCTTCATCGCGCGGTCGGCGTCGGTCTTGATGGCGTCGAGCTCGGCGTCGTCGACCACCACGTACTTGCCCTTCTCGTACTGGTAGCCCTTCACG encodes:
- a CDS encoding phosphatase PAP2 family protein, whose protein sequence is MDIAILDAIQEHLRTPLLDQVMLLATHLGDLALVWLIAAAVLIAQPRHRRYGIAVLAAVVVTAALGMFVLKPLFGRARPFVAYEFAGLLIPPPSGDSFPSNHSMVSFAAAAALCCLPGKGRAVLALKVSAVAVACLIAFSRIYLYVHYPSDIVAGALIGIAVGVASVQVVRKAWPERA
- a CDS encoding Ku protein, whose protein sequence is MAGRKGAIAFGLVYIPVELFTATQDDAVRFNQLAKDSMKRVRYVKTCPDCKRELEPDDIVKGYQYEKGKYVVVDDAELDAIKTDADRAMKIVQFSDIDEVPPLYFEKPYQVVAQPGGEKALELLRRAMVDEGKIAIGTTVLGNSETPIALIPHDDDLVMMTLHYQSEVKDVPKTLAHPDVADEELSMAKQLVESMTAPFDPGRFRNTYQEKLMQLIQDKIAGKQIVAENQQAQPSNIINLMDALSASLKAREGKAEGAEPKKEPPAKKPARKRASA